One Phocaeicola dorei genomic region harbors:
- a CDS encoding TonB-dependent receptor, with the protein MKLSVLFLICSLSMTYAAESYAQKTMISLEVRNETVGTVLEKLKKESGFDFFFNNKHVDLKRIVSVSANNNNIFKILDQIFAGTNVKYSVLEKKIILSTEIVQGIQQGQIKVTGIVKDANGEPIIGANVIVKGQSTGTITDIDGRFVLDTPKDAILQITYIGYVSQEVKVSGKKELNIILKEDTETLDEVVVVGYGTMKKRDITGSVSSVNTSVLTAGSTPSAADALQGRIAGVNIQKNAGRPGGSYSIQIRGVSSIKNKNSGPLYVIDGIPTSEGMNDLNPSDIETIDVLKDASATAIYGSRGANGVVIVTTKRGEKGKVSIQYEGNVGFKEASHLPEMMEGDEYVKFRTDLYHQLGRSTDRSNAEFFTPEEWNRIDHGIYTDWVDLVLRKGFQTSNTITASGGDDKGTFSIGLGQLKENGTIEGQDYDRYNMHLNINRKFTDKWEAGGSLYFTYSIQNEGSYETLRSAFRLPSVAAPYDDEGNMLFRVFRNDAVTNPLYESTEDGEWREKKRFRAFGNIYLKFEPIKGLNFRTQFSPQMLNKRNGEYYGMWCKNGGAGKTDNTSAVYETNNHWGYVWDNQATYDKRFGKHSLNVNLVQSIQYQQWESSYQKARNLPYNSKWYNLDAVASTDIQASQTDYQQTSLASFLGRIQYSFMDKYLFTVSGRYDGSSRLADGNKWAFFPSAAFAWMLGEEEFIKKVDFISSLKLRLSYGVTGNDAVSIYGTQSNVSNRNYDFGGDVSTSYYKNGLANSKLTWERTQEFNIGLDFGFFRNRINGSLDVYQRTSKDLIMERQLPSTTGWTFVWDNIGKVRNTGLELSINTINVQTSDFSWQTNIIFDTNKNEILELYGGKKDDIGNKWFIGEAINVNYDYEFDGIWQTSEADKAAIYGQTPGQVKVKDQNHDNVIDAKDKVILGQQLPKWTGSITNTFTYKNWDLAFNVYTRQGAQLNSTFVSSFMAYDGNYNQAKVDYWTETNPTNKYPQPGNKGKYFSSMCYQDVSFVRVGYITLGYTFPMSLLKPIGIKRLKLYATANNPFLFTSFKGFDPEWATQNTWGEATSTRTFLFGVKLAF; encoded by the coding sequence ATGAAACTAAGTGTACTCTTTTTAATCTGTTCGTTAAGTATGACTTATGCGGCAGAGTCGTATGCGCAAAAGACCATGATCAGTCTTGAAGTACGTAATGAAACAGTTGGCACTGTGTTGGAAAAGCTGAAAAAAGAATCGGGGTTTGATTTCTTCTTCAACAATAAACACGTAGATCTGAAACGTATTGTATCAGTTTCGGCAAACAACAATAATATATTCAAGATACTAGACCAGATCTTCGCAGGGACGAATGTGAAGTATTCAGTGCTTGAAAAGAAAATTATTCTTTCTACTGAGATTGTGCAAGGAATACAGCAAGGACAAATTAAGGTGACAGGTATTGTAAAAGATGCGAATGGCGAACCGATAATCGGTGCCAATGTCATCGTAAAAGGCCAGTCAACAGGTACAATCACAGATATAGACGGGCGGTTCGTTCTGGATACTCCAAAAGATGCCATTTTACAGATTACTTATATCGGGTATGTTTCTCAAGAAGTGAAAGTTTCCGGAAAGAAAGAACTTAATATAATATTGAAAGAAGATACAGAAACTCTTGACGAAGTGGTGGTAGTAGGCTATGGTACGATGAAAAAAAGAGACATTACAGGATCTGTCAGCTCCGTCAATACTTCCGTCCTCACTGCTGGATCTACTCCATCCGCAGCCGATGCTTTACAGGGTAGAATAGCTGGTGTAAACATCCAGAAGAATGCCGGACGTCCGGGAGGGAGTTATAGTATTCAGATCAGAGGTGTCAGTTCCATTAAGAATAAAAATAGTGGTCCTTTATATGTCATTGATGGTATTCCTACTTCTGAAGGAATGAACGACTTAAACCCCAGTGATATTGAAACTATAGATGTATTGAAAGATGCTTCAGCTACGGCTATATATGGTTCCCGTGGCGCTAATGGTGTAGTAATTGTAACAACCAAGAGAGGAGAAAAAGGCAAAGTATCCATTCAGTATGAAGGAAATGTAGGTTTTAAAGAAGCCAGTCATTTACCTGAGATGATGGAAGGAGATGAATACGTAAAATTTCGTACCGATTTATACCATCAGTTAGGCCGGAGCACGGATCGTAGCAATGCTGAATTCTTTACTCCGGAAGAATGGAACAGAATAGATCATGGTATTTATACAGACTGGGTTGATTTAGTATTACGTAAAGGCTTCCAAACCAGCAATACCATTACAGCTTCAGGCGGCGATGATAAAGGAACTTTCTCTATCGGTTTGGGACAATTAAAAGAAAACGGAACAATTGAAGGGCAGGATTATGATCGATATAATATGCATCTGAATATCAACCGGAAATTTACAGATAAATGGGAAGCAGGAGGAAGTTTGTATTTCACTTACAGCATTCAAAATGAAGGGAGTTATGAAACATTGCGTTCCGCCTTCCGGTTACCTTCCGTAGCGGCTCCATACGATGACGAAGGAAACATGTTATTTCGCGTATTCCGTAATGATGCCGTAACTAATCCCCTTTATGAAAGTACAGAAGATGGTGAATGGCGTGAAAAAAAACGATTCCGCGCTTTCGGTAATATCTACCTGAAATTCGAACCCATCAAAGGATTGAACTTCCGCACTCAATTCTCGCCACAAATGTTGAACAAACGCAATGGAGAATATTATGGTATGTGGTGCAAGAATGGAGGAGCTGGAAAAACCGACAATACAAGTGCCGTATATGAAACCAACAACCATTGGGGATATGTATGGGACAATCAAGCGACTTATGACAAACGTTTCGGAAAACATAGTCTGAATGTAAACCTTGTCCAAAGCATTCAATACCAACAATGGGAATCCTCTTATCAAAAAGCAAGAAACTTACCTTATAATAGTAAGTGGTATAACTTGGACGCAGTTGCATCAACCGATATTCAAGCATCACAAACAGACTATCAGCAGACTAGTCTTGCCTCATTTTTAGGTCGTATTCAATATTCATTTATGGATAAATATCTTTTCACTGTTTCGGGACGTTATGACGGCTCATCCAGATTGGCCGATGGTAATAAATGGGCATTTTTCCCCTCAGCCGCATTTGCATGGATGTTGGGTGAAGAGGAATTTATAAAGAAAGTGGATTTCATCAGTAGTTTAAAGTTGCGTCTTAGCTATGGTGTTACGGGCAACGATGCTGTTAGTATTTATGGGACACAGTCTAATGTGTCAAATAGGAATTACGATTTTGGAGGTGATGTTTCAACTTCTTATTATAAAAACGGTCTTGCTAATAGTAAATTAACTTGGGAACGGACACAGGAATTCAACATCGGTTTAGATTTTGGTTTCTTCAGAAACCGTATTAATGGTTCATTGGACGTATATCAACGCACCTCTAAAGATCTGATTATGGAACGCCAGTTACCTAGCACCACAGGATGGACTTTTGTTTGGGACAATATTGGAAAGGTGAGAAATACAGGGCTTGAGTTATCTATAAATACAATAAATGTCCAAACAAGTGATTTTTCCTGGCAGACAAATATAATTTTTGATACCAATAAAAATGAAATCCTTGAATTGTACGGAGGGAAAAAAGATGATATCGGTAACAAATGGTTTATTGGAGAGGCTATCAATGTAAATTATGACTATGAATTTGATGGAATATGGCAGACATCCGAAGCCGATAAAGCAGCCATATATGGCCAGACACCGGGACAAGTAAAGGTGAAAGATCAAAATCATGATAATGTCATTGATGCAAAAGATAAAGTGATTCTAGGGCAACAGCTACCCAAATGGACAGGAAGTATCACCAATACATTTACTTATAAAAACTGGGATTTGGCTTTCAATGTATATACCCGTCAAGGTGCCCAGTTAAACAGTACATTTGTTTCTTCGTTTATGGCATATGATGGTAATTACAACCAAGCTAAAGTTGATTATTGGACTGAAACCAATCCGACAAATAAATACCCTCAACCAGGAAATAAAGGAAAATATTTTTCTTCCATGTGCTATCAAGATGTATCTTTCGTAAGAGTAGGATATATCACACTAGGATATACTTTCCCCATGTCGCTGCTGAAACCTATAGGAATTAAAAGGCTGAAATTATATGCTACAGCCAACAATCCATTCCTTTTCACTTCTTTCAAAGGATTTGATCCAGAATGGGCAACTCAAAATACGTGGGGAGAAGCTACAAGTACAAGAACTTTTTTATTTGGTGTAAAACTTGCATTCTAA
- a CDS encoding FecR family protein: MENHTDIETLLTKYFEGKTTPPENEQIEAWLNADEEHLHIARQLNTLYLAVDTQHITKKIDTEKALDKVKSKTKVRNLSWWGWTQRIAAILSVPLLIGVLALYPGRRQPVVTAQMVEIKTNAGMTTSVLLPDSTVVHLNSESSLRYPTFFAGDVRQVELNGEAYFDVTHHPRKRFIVSTPHHSQVEVYGTSFNVEAYGNETPISTTLIKGSVGFIYKNNKGKFQKSMLSPRQKLVYSPQTGDIKCYVTSGESEISWKDGKLIFNDTPLNEVLHMLGKRFNVEFVLSNKELKGCSFTGTFTHQRLERIMEYFRISSRIRWRYIDSADIKTEKLKIEVY; encoded by the coding sequence ATGGAAAACCATACCGATATAGAAACTTTGTTAACTAAATATTTCGAAGGGAAAACCACTCCTCCGGAAAATGAACAGATAGAAGCATGGCTGAATGCCGACGAGGAACATTTACATATAGCCAGGCAGCTGAATACGCTCTATCTGGCTGTAGACACACAGCATATCACAAAGAAAATAGATACGGAAAAAGCGTTAGATAAGGTAAAAAGCAAAACAAAAGTTAGAAACCTGTCCTGGTGGGGATGGACACAACGCATTGCGGCCATCCTGTCCGTTCCCCTCCTGATAGGTGTATTGGCTCTGTATCCGGGCAGACGGCAGCCGGTAGTCACCGCTCAGATGGTGGAAATAAAAACCAATGCAGGCATGACTACCTCCGTCCTGTTACCGGACAGCACGGTAGTTCACCTCAATTCGGAATCCTCACTCCGCTATCCCACCTTTTTCGCCGGCGATGTACGCCAAGTGGAGTTAAACGGTGAAGCTTATTTCGATGTGACCCATCATCCCCGGAAACGATTCATCGTCTCCACCCCTCATCATTCTCAGGTGGAGGTGTACGGAACAAGTTTCAATGTGGAAGCATACGGTAATGAAACTCCCATTTCCACCACGCTTATCAAAGGCAGCGTAGGGTTTATTTATAAGAATAACAAAGGAAAATTTCAAAAGAGTATGCTCTCCCCCAGACAGAAGTTAGTTTATTCCCCACAAACCGGGGATATCAAGTGCTACGTCACTTCGGGCGAATCGGAGATTTCATGGAAAGACGGTAAGCTCATCTTTAATGACACTCCGCTGAATGAAGTGCTGCACATGCTTGGCAAGCGGTTCAATGTGGAATTCGTATTATCCAACAAAGAACTAAAAGGCTGTTCGTTCACAGGAACATTCACCCATCAGCGCCTGGAGCGTATTATGGAATATTTCCGGATTTCTTCCCGTATACGATGGCGGTACATTGACAGTGCAGATATAAAGACGGAAAAGCTGAAAATAGAAGTGTACTAA
- a CDS encoding RNA polymerase sigma-70 factor, with product MNHTVEDLSLLNALRQGDGNAFDHLFRRYYPMLCAYAHRLVSLEDAEEIVQEVMLWLWENRGDLIIESSLNQYLFKMTYRRVLNHLTREQVKTKAEAAFYERTQAALCEVDYARFEELDRKIKEAMAALPDSYREAFVMHRFKELSYKEIAEVLDVSPQTVAYRIQQALKLLRVSLKDYLPMLVWLVG from the coding sequence ATGAATCATACCGTCGAAGACTTGTCTTTGCTTAATGCTCTCCGACAGGGGGATGGTAATGCTTTTGACCATTTATTCAGAAGATACTATCCTATGCTGTGTGCCTATGCCCACCGGTTGGTATCGTTGGAAGATGCCGAAGAGATTGTTCAGGAGGTAATGTTATGGCTATGGGAGAATCGTGGGGATTTGATAATCGAGTCTTCATTGAATCAGTATTTGTTCAAAATGACTTATCGGAGGGTCTTGAACCACTTGACGCGGGAACAGGTGAAAACCAAGGCTGAAGCTGCCTTTTATGAGAGGACACAGGCGGCATTGTGTGAAGTGGACTATGCTCGTTTTGAGGAATTGGACCGGAAAATAAAGGAGGCGATGGCTGCTCTGCCCGACAGTTATCGGGAGGCTTTTGTGATGCATCGCTTTAAGGAACTGAGTTATAAAGAAATTGCCGAAGTGCTGGATGTGTCACCACAGACGGTGGCTTACCGCATCCAGCAGGCATTGAAGCTGCTTCGTGTTTCCTTAAAGGATTATTTGCCCATGCTGGTATGGCTGGTGGGCTGA
- a CDS encoding HU family DNA-binding protein: MAIKFEFYESPNTIGTRKKRYHARVVNWQRINTDYLAREIQYGSSLTVADIKATIISLSEKLAYYLKDGARVHIEGIGYFHISLTCPETRTPSSTRANKVKFKSVTFRADKYLKHQLSDVKTERSKYKPHSMPVTKESIDEALTEYFLTNSVLTRRKFESLCGLTRATAGRYIAQLAKDKKLRNISIPRNPIYEPMPGFYGKEKLPEPKNETENVSATNDTDLTIK, encoded by the coding sequence ATGGCTATCAAATTTGAATTTTATGAATCACCCAATACGATAGGTACGCGCAAGAAGCGCTATCACGCCCGTGTAGTAAACTGGCAGCGCATCAACACCGACTATCTGGCACGGGAAATACAGTACGGCTCCTCGCTCACCGTGGCAGACATCAAGGCAACCATCATCTCGCTCAGCGAGAAACTGGCCTATTACTTGAAAGACGGCGCCCGGGTGCACATCGAAGGGATAGGGTATTTCCATATATCGCTTACCTGCCCCGAGACACGGACACCAAGCTCCACACGTGCCAACAAGGTGAAATTCAAATCGGTGACATTCCGTGCGGACAAATACCTGAAGCATCAGTTGAGCGACGTTAAGACCGAGCGTTCGAAATACAAGCCGCACTCCATGCCGGTGACAAAAGAGAGTATAGACGAGGCATTGACGGAATACTTCCTGACAAACAGCGTGCTGACACGCCGGAAGTTTGAATCGTTATGCGGACTGACACGCGCCACCGCAGGACGTTATATCGCCCAACTGGCGAAAGACAAAAAACTGCGCAATATCTCCATTCCACGTAACCCCATCTATGAACCGATGCCGGGATTCTACGGAAAAGAGAAACTGCCCGAACCGAAGAACGAAACGGAAAACGTATCGGCAACAAACGACACGGACCTGACAATAAAGTAA
- a CDS encoding DUF3874 domain-containing protein: MKKLVEKLLNWCKKSMKMRICVGKSANPERVLPSMAMETVGETVLPAAVEAVGMAETIDEKAVSGKSGRKKPENMLEALQCFLTARYDFRYNLLTEQTEYRGKEMPDEEYGIVAQRDLNTFCLEARTGGINCWDKDVSRLLHSRKVENYHPFLHYMNHLPQWDGVDRVTPLAVRISRKPMWVKGFHRWMLGVAAQWLGQAQDCANAVAPMLVSREQGKRKSSFCKILMPKELTPYYIDKFDLTSESGCEQKLSLFGLINMDEFDKYRAGQMPALKNLMQMTTLTFRRAHRPAFSHLPRIASFIGTSNMTDLLTDPTGSRRFLCAEVDDKIDCTPPDHVQLFAQLKAELVGGERYWFSEEEEKEIQHSNRNFYKMPAEQELFLRCFRMPQEGELSKPYTTTDLFNYLQKHYPAAMRGVTPNRLGRMMVALGIQRIHTEYGNVYRLVKLKDSSAA; encoded by the coding sequence ATGAAAAAATTAGTGGAAAAATTACTGAATTGGTGCAAAAAGAGTATGAAAATGAGGATATGCGTGGGAAAAAGTGCGAATCCGGAAAGAGTGTTGCCTTCAATGGCTATGGAAACGGTGGGCGAAACTGTTCTTCCAGCGGCTGTCGAGGCAGTTGGTATGGCAGAAACTATCGATGAAAAGGCGGTTTCTGGCAAATCGGGGCGCAAGAAACCGGAGAATATGCTGGAGGCCTTGCAGTGCTTTTTGACCGCACGGTATGATTTTCGTTATAACCTTCTCACCGAACAGACGGAGTATCGTGGAAAAGAGATGCCGGATGAAGAGTATGGTATAGTGGCTCAACGTGATTTGAATACATTCTGCCTGGAGGCGCGTACCGGAGGCATCAATTGCTGGGATAAGGATGTGAGCCGTTTGCTCCATTCCAGAAAGGTGGAAAACTATCATCCTTTTCTGCATTATATGAACCACTTGCCTCAATGGGACGGGGTGGATCGTGTTACTCCGCTGGCCGTGCGTATATCGCGTAAACCGATGTGGGTGAAAGGGTTTCACCGTTGGATGCTGGGTGTTGCTGCCCAATGGCTGGGGCAGGCACAGGATTGCGCCAATGCGGTGGCGCCTATGTTGGTGAGCCGTGAGCAGGGGAAGCGCAAGTCTTCTTTTTGCAAGATTTTGATGCCTAAGGAACTTACACCTTATTATATAGACAAGTTCGACCTGACGAGCGAGAGTGGATGTGAACAGAAACTTTCGCTTTTCGGACTGATCAATATGGATGAGTTCGATAAGTACCGTGCCGGACAGATGCCTGCTTTGAAGAATCTGATGCAGATGACCACACTGACTTTCCGCAGGGCACATCGTCCGGCATTCAGTCATCTGCCTCGTATCGCCTCTTTCATCGGTACGTCCAATATGACGGACCTGCTGACTGATCCCACAGGAAGCCGCCGTTTTCTTTGTGCGGAGGTGGATGATAAGATTGACTGCACACCGCCCGATCATGTGCAATTGTTCGCTCAGTTGAAAGCGGAGTTAGTCGGGGGAGAGCGTTACTGGTTCTCGGAAGAGGAAGAGAAGGAGATACAGCATAGCAATCGGAATTTTTATAAAATGCCTGCCGAGCAGGAACTGTTTTTGCGTTGTTTCCGGATGCCGCAAGAAGGGGAGCTGTCCAAGCCCTATACCACGACGGATTTGTTCAATTATTTGCAGAAGCATTATCCGGCAGCCATGCGCGGGGTGACTCCGAATCGGTTGGGCAGGATGATGGTTGCATTAGGAATACAACGCATTCATACCGAGTATGGCAATGTGTACCGGCTGGTGAAGCTGAAGGATTCTTCCGCGGCCTGA
- a CDS encoding DUF1573 domain-containing protein, which produces MFDFFSGGVFIYKNTRSDSLHIYYIVSSCDCLETRCSKYHAAPGDTLQLKVFFQSDSIGVFVRELYIYGNFPSLPLSLTVEGDCI; this is translated from the coding sequence TTGTTCGACTTTTTTAGTGGTGGCGTTTTTATCTATAAAAACACGAGAAGTGACAGTTTACATATTTATTACATTGTTTCTTCTTGTGATTGTCTGGAAACGAGATGCTCCAAGTATCATGCTGCTCCGGGAGATACTTTACAGTTGAAAGTTTTCTTCCAGTCGGACAGTATAGGGGTGTTTGTCCGTGAACTTTATATTTATGGCAACTTTCCCTCTTTGCCACTTAGTCTGACGGTGGAGGGCGATTGCATATAA
- a CDS encoding RNA polymerase sigma-70 factor, giving the protein MKSTTDIQMSKIPGNSFNDIYTSYYKKSFFFAKSYVHNDLAAEDIASEALIKLWEKLKAEPVEEKYILPLLLTILKNKALDYLKHEEVKRSAFEVMVDWQQQELSIRMSALEACNPDEIFSEEVEKIISATLSTLSEQTRRAFILSRFENKSNKEIAEEMEISIKGVEYHISKALKVLRVTLKDYLPLFYFFFYY; this is encoded by the coding sequence ATGAAAAGCACAACCGATATACAAATGAGCAAAATACCTGGAAATTCTTTTAATGATATCTATACCTCTTATTATAAGAAGTCTTTTTTCTTTGCCAAATCATACGTTCATAATGATTTGGCAGCAGAAGATATTGCCTCCGAGGCATTAATAAAGTTGTGGGAAAAGTTGAAGGCCGAGCCTGTTGAAGAGAAATATATCTTACCGTTGTTACTGACAATTTTGAAGAACAAGGCTTTGGACTATCTAAAGCACGAGGAGGTAAAACGCAGTGCTTTTGAAGTGATGGTCGACTGGCAACAACAGGAATTGTCTATCCGTATGTCTGCCTTGGAAGCGTGCAATCCTGATGAGATTTTTTCGGAAGAAGTGGAAAAAATCATCAGTGCTACTTTAAGCACCTTGTCGGAACAGACGCGACGGGCGTTTATTTTGAGCCGTTTTGAAAATAAATCTAATAAAGAGATTGCCGAAGAGATGGAAATCTCTATAAAGGGGGTGGAATATCATATATCAAAAGCATTGAAAGTACTGCGGGTGACTTTAAAAGATTATCTTCCTTTATTTTATTTCTTCTTTTATTATTAA
- a CDS encoding FecR family protein, producing the protein MNPELLQKYIAGNATEVEKQRVTGWIQENPENMREYMAQRKLHDMALWRTEPVAEENSRERKHFSLRGICMEAAKIAAVLAIVLLGTHYWTGKHQVPEDKTWQSIYVPAGQRAELMLADGTKVWLNSRSTLTFPGSFKGDIRNVKLDGEGYFAVTKNVEQPFIVETNKCNVKVLGTEFNVMAYAADSVWETSLLEGAVEILVPGSNNSGMRLEPNTMASLKGNRLVKGRIKEADYFLWREGLLCFNDISVRDMIEKLKLYYGVDIVVNNTRILKNRYTGKFRTKDGVEHVLKVLRLNNKFTYTKDDETNVITIN; encoded by the coding sequence ATGAATCCTGAATTATTGCAAAAATATATAGCCGGAAATGCTACTGAAGTCGAAAAGCAGCGTGTGACCGGATGGATACAGGAAAATCCTGAGAATATGCGTGAATATATGGCACAACGGAAGTTGCATGACATGGCATTGTGGCGTACGGAACCTGTGGCGGAGGAGAATAGCCGGGAAAGGAAACATTTCTCGTTACGCGGAATATGTATGGAAGCTGCCAAGATAGCAGCGGTATTGGCGATCGTCTTGTTGGGTACACATTATTGGACAGGAAAACATCAGGTACCGGAAGACAAAACATGGCAGTCCATTTATGTGCCGGCGGGCCAACGGGCGGAATTGATGTTGGCGGATGGTACGAAAGTCTGGTTGAACTCACGCAGTACCTTGACTTTCCCGGGAAGTTTCAAAGGGGATATCCGAAATGTGAAATTGGATGGTGAGGGTTACTTTGCGGTGACAAAGAATGTGGAACAGCCTTTTATTGTAGAAACGAACAAATGTAATGTGAAGGTGCTGGGTACAGAGTTCAATGTAATGGCTTATGCAGCGGATAGCGTATGGGAAACTTCTTTGTTGGAAGGTGCTGTCGAAATTTTAGTGCCCGGTTCGAATAACAGTGGAATGAGGCTGGAACCGAACACGATGGCCAGCTTGAAAGGCAACAGACTGGTAAAAGGACGCATCAAGGAGGCCGATTATTTTTTGTGGCGTGAGGGCTTGCTTTGTTTTAATGATATATCCGTACGTGATATGATAGAGAAACTGAAACTGTATTATGGGGTGGATATTGTGGTAAATAATACCCGGATTTTAAAGAACCGTTATACAGGTAAATTCCGCACGAAAGATGGAGTGGAACACGTACTGAAAGTTTTGAGACTCAATAATAAGTTTACTTATACAAAGGATGATGAGACGAATGTGATAACAATTAATTAA